In Bacillus sp. KH172YL63, one genomic interval encodes:
- a CDS encoding glycoside hydrolase family 13 protein codes for MKKSWRKEAIGYQIYPRSFQDSNGDGIGDLQGVIQRLDYIKDLGIDVIWICPMYKSPNDDNGYDISDYQDIMEDFGTMEDFDQLLKEVHARGMKLIIDLVLNHTSDEHPWFIESKSSKDNPKRDWYIWRDGVKGKEPNNWESIFGGSAWEYDEDTDQYFLHVFSTKQPDLNWENEEVRDALYDTVNWWLDKGIDGFRIDAISHIKKRPDLPDMPNPKKEKYVSSFDMHMNQKGIHTFLQEFKDRTYANYDVMSVGEANGVKADEAELWVGKENGKMDMIFQFEHLGLWDAETNPELDIVELKKVLTRWQKGLEGNGWNALFIENHDKPRVVSTWGNDQEYWKESATAMAAMYFLMQGTPFIYQGQEIGMTNVQFPSIEDYDDVAVKNLYRLKREEGVPHEDIMSIIWASSRDNSRTPMQWTNEENSGFTSGTPWMKVNPNYKTINVKAQEKDENSILNFYKKMITLKKNEEVFTYGTYDLLLEDDKQIYAYTRTGEETSMLVITNLSTKEAVCDLKELEVSSSDLLLNNYQVSDHGSVATLTLKPYEARVYRIK; via the coding sequence ATGAAGAAGTCATGGCGTAAAGAGGCAATAGGATACCAGATCTACCCGAGAAGCTTCCAGGACTCCAATGGAGATGGAATCGGTGATCTGCAGGGTGTCATTCAACGATTGGACTATATTAAAGACCTGGGGATCGATGTCATCTGGATTTGCCCGATGTATAAATCCCCTAATGATGATAACGGCTACGATATATCCGACTATCAGGATATCATGGAAGACTTCGGTACAATGGAAGATTTCGATCAATTGCTGAAAGAAGTTCATGCAAGGGGCATGAAATTGATCATCGACCTGGTGCTGAACCATACGAGCGATGAACATCCATGGTTCATCGAGTCGAAAAGCTCGAAGGACAATCCTAAGCGGGATTGGTACATTTGGAGAGATGGAGTGAAAGGGAAGGAACCGAATAACTGGGAAAGTATCTTCGGAGGTTCTGCCTGGGAATATGATGAAGATACCGATCAATATTTCCTTCATGTATTCTCTACAAAACAGCCTGATTTGAACTGGGAAAACGAAGAAGTGAGAGACGCCCTGTATGACACGGTCAATTGGTGGCTGGATAAGGGGATCGACGGCTTCAGGATTGATGCGATCAGCCATATCAAGAAGCGCCCGGATCTTCCTGATATGCCGAACCCGAAAAAGGAAAAATACGTTTCTTCCTTCGATATGCATATGAACCAAAAAGGTATCCACACCTTCCTGCAGGAATTCAAAGACCGTACGTATGCAAACTATGATGTCATGTCGGTCGGGGAAGCGAACGGAGTCAAAGCAGACGAAGCGGAACTGTGGGTCGGCAAAGAGAATGGGAAAATGGACATGATCTTTCAATTTGAGCATCTCGGATTATGGGATGCCGAAACGAACCCTGAACTGGACATCGTTGAATTGAAGAAAGTGCTGACACGTTGGCAGAAAGGGCTTGAAGGGAATGGCTGGAATGCCCTCTTCATTGAAAACCATGATAAACCAAGGGTCGTCTCCACCTGGGGGAATGATCAAGAATACTGGAAGGAAAGTGCCACCGCGATGGCAGCCATGTACTTCCTGATGCAGGGAACTCCTTTCATTTACCAGGGGCAGGAAATCGGAATGACGAATGTTCAGTTCCCTTCGATTGAGGACTATGATGATGTAGCGGTTAAGAACCTCTACCGTCTGAAAAGAGAAGAAGGGGTTCCCCATGAGGACATCATGAGCATCATCTGGGCTTCCTCACGTGACAACAGCAGAACGCCGATGCAGTGGACAAATGAAGAAAACAGTGGATTTACAAGCGGCACACCGTGGATGAAAGTAAATCCAAATTATAAGACAATCAATGTGAAAGCGCAGGAGAAAGACGAAAACTCCATCCTGAACTTTTATAAAAAGATGATTACTTTGAAGAAAAATGAGGAAGTCTTCACTTACGGAACGTATGATTTGTTATTAGAAGACGACAAACAGATCTATGCCTATACACGTACAGGAGAAGAAACCTCCATGCTGGTCATTACAAACCTTTCTACCAAGGAAGCGGTTTGTGACCTGAAAGAATTGGAAGTGTCCTCTTCTGATCTGCTCTTAAATAACTACCAGGTAAGCGATCACGGCAGTGTTGCCACACTCACCCTTAAACCATACGAAGCACGGGTGTATAGAATAAAATAA
- the mtaB gene encoding tRNA (N(6)-L-threonylcarbamoyladenosine(37)-C(2))-methylthiotransferase MtaB, protein MPSVAFHTLGCKVNHYETEAIWQLFKEEGYERVEYDSIADVYVINTCTVTNTGDKKSRQVIRRAIRKNPDGVICVTGCYAQTSPAEIMAIPGVDVVVGTQDRRKMLTYIEEYKKERQPINGVTNIMKNRVYEELDVPAFTDRTRASLKIQEGCNNFCTFCIIPWARGLMRSRDPEEVIQQAQQLVDAGYKEIVLTGIHTGGYGEDMKNYNLAMLLKDLEQKVQGLKRIRISSIEASQLTDEVIEVIDQSEIVVRHLHIPLQSGSNTVLKRMRRKYTMEFFAERLEKLKKALPGLAVTSDVIVGFPGETEEEFMETYNFINEHKFSELHVFPYSKRTGTPAARMDDQIDEDIKNQRVHRLIELSNQLAKEYASQFEDEVLEVIPEEIYQDDHYVGYTDNYLKVVFPASEDMVGKLVKVKITKAGYPINEGQFVRVLEDAEEKAAI, encoded by the coding sequence ATGCCATCAGTAGCGTTTCACACTCTAGGGTGTAAAGTGAACCACTACGAAACAGAAGCCATCTGGCAGTTGTTCAAAGAAGAAGGATATGAGCGTGTTGAATATGATTCCATCGCAGATGTTTATGTCATCAACACATGTACCGTGACAAATACAGGGGATAAGAAAAGCAGACAGGTGATCCGCCGTGCCATCAGGAAGAATCCTGACGGTGTCATCTGTGTGACGGGCTGCTATGCCCAGACGTCCCCGGCTGAAATCATGGCCATCCCAGGGGTGGATGTCGTAGTAGGTACACAGGACCGGAGAAAGATGCTTACGTATATTGAAGAATATAAAAAAGAGCGCCAACCGATCAATGGTGTCACAAACATCATGAAGAACCGTGTGTATGAGGAACTGGACGTCCCGGCGTTTACGGATCGTACCCGTGCCTCCCTTAAAATCCAGGAAGGATGCAATAACTTCTGTACGTTCTGTATCATTCCATGGGCCCGGGGATTGATGAGATCACGTGATCCTGAAGAAGTGATCCAACAGGCACAGCAGCTGGTTGATGCGGGATACAAGGAAATCGTCCTGACAGGAATCCATACCGGCGGTTACGGTGAAGATATGAAGAACTACAACCTTGCCATGCTGTTAAAAGATTTGGAACAAAAAGTGCAAGGTCTGAAGCGGATTCGTATTTCTTCGATTGAAGCCAGTCAATTGACCGACGAAGTCATTGAAGTAATCGACCAATCGGAGATCGTCGTGAGACATCTGCACATTCCACTGCAATCAGGCTCTAATACAGTGCTTAAGAGAATGCGCCGGAAGTATACGATGGAATTCTTTGCAGAGCGTCTTGAAAAGCTTAAAAAAGCACTGCCTGGATTAGCTGTGACATCTGATGTCATCGTCGGTTTCCCAGGTGAGACTGAAGAAGAGTTCATGGAAACCTATAACTTTATCAATGAGCACAAATTTTCAGAGCTTCATGTTTTCCCTTATTCTAAACGGACGGGGACCCCTGCTGCACGTATGGACGACCAGATTGATGAAGACATCAAGAACCAGCGTGTGCACCGTTTGATTGAACTTTCCAATCAATTGGCGAAAGAATATGCATCTCAATTCGAAGATGAAGTGCTTGAAGTGATCCCTGAAGAAATCTATCAAGACGATCACTATGTAGGATATACGGATAACTACCTGAAAGTCGTCTTCCCTGCAAGCGAAGACATGGTCGGAAAGCTTGTGAAGGTGAAAATCACGAAAGCGGGCTATCCGATCAATGAAGGACAGTTCGTCCGTGTCCTTGAAGACGCAGAAGAAAAAGCGGCAATATAA
- a CDS encoding 16S rRNA (uracil(1498)-N(3))-methyltransferase yields the protein MQRYFIDDLYRENDPIKITGDDYHHIVRVMRMKEEDEVFAVFKDQSSAITRIETISSDAVELSVVQWETSAKELPIKVTIASGLPKGDKLELILQKGTELGATQFIPFNADRSIVKWDEKKAKKKVERWEKIVKEAAEQSHRLLIPGVSAPVSVKQLIQAGTQYDYKLVAYEEDARDGEKGNLHKVLSSIEPGQSVLVAFGPEGGLSEKEIELLRSEGFLTCGLGPRILRTETAPLYVLSAISYQLELMR from the coding sequence ATGCAACGATATTTTATAGACGATTTATATCGAGAAAATGATCCGATCAAGATTACAGGGGATGACTATCATCATATTGTCCGTGTCATGAGAATGAAGGAAGAGGATGAGGTCTTCGCTGTTTTCAAGGATCAGTCATCAGCGATCACCCGTATTGAAACGATTTCCAGTGACGCAGTCGAGCTTTCAGTTGTACAATGGGAAACATCGGCGAAAGAATTGCCAATTAAAGTAACCATTGCGAGCGGACTGCCGAAAGGGGATAAATTGGAGCTGATACTCCAAAAGGGAACTGAACTCGGAGCCACTCAATTTATCCCTTTTAATGCGGATCGCTCCATTGTGAAATGGGACGAGAAGAAAGCGAAGAAAAAGGTGGAGCGTTGGGAAAAGATTGTGAAGGAAGCAGCGGAGCAATCCCACCGCCTGCTAATTCCCGGGGTGTCTGCACCCGTTTCTGTCAAGCAATTGATTCAAGCCGGCACTCAGTATGATTACAAACTTGTCGCATATGAGGAAGATGCAAGGGACGGTGAGAAAGGTAATCTGCATAAAGTGTTATCTTCCATTGAACCGGGACAAAGTGTCCTGGTCGCATTTGGACCGGAAGGCGGATTATCGGAGAAGGAAATAGAGCTGTTGAGGAGCGAGGGCTTTCTTACATGCGGTCTTGGACCTAGAATTTTGCGGACCGAAACGGCACCATTATATGTACTCTCAGCCATCAGCTATCAATTAGAACTTATGAGGTGA
- the prmA gene encoding 50S ribosomal protein L11 methyltransferase encodes MKWSEISILTTNEAIEPISNILHESGASGVVIEDPAELRKEREDMFGEIYQLNPDDYPSEGVMVKAYLPVNSFLGETVDEIKQGITNLVTYDIDIGENKVEISEVNEEEWATAWKKYYHPVKISDKFTIVPTWEEYTPVHSDELIIELDPGMAFGTGTHPTTVMCIQALERIVKPEDTVIDVGTGSGVLSIASALLSADSVRAYDLDEVAVRSARLNVKLNKVQDKVTVDENNLLNGVTGQADVIVANILAEIILRFTEDAYELVKPGGYFITSGIIQPKKQEVRDSLEAAGFLIEEVMVMEDWVAIIAQKPVK; translated from the coding sequence ATGAAATGGTCAGAAATCAGTATTCTTACTACGAATGAAGCGATAGAGCCGATTTCAAACATTCTTCATGAATCAGGAGCAAGCGGTGTGGTCATTGAAGACCCGGCAGAATTAAGGAAAGAAAGAGAAGATATGTTTGGTGAGATCTACCAACTCAATCCTGATGATTATCCGAGCGAAGGTGTTATGGTCAAAGCTTACTTGCCGGTCAACAGTTTCCTTGGCGAAACAGTGGACGAAATCAAGCAGGGCATCACGAACCTGGTTACGTATGATATCGATATCGGTGAAAATAAAGTCGAGATCTCTGAAGTGAATGAAGAGGAATGGGCTACAGCATGGAAGAAATATTATCATCCTGTGAAAATTTCCGACAAGTTCACGATCGTCCCTACATGGGAAGAGTACACACCGGTTCACAGTGACGAGCTCATCATCGAGCTTGATCCGGGGATGGCATTTGGAACAGGAACACACCCGACGACCGTCATGTGCATTCAGGCACTCGAACGGATCGTAAAACCAGAGGACACTGTCATTGATGTAGGAACCGGTTCTGGAGTACTATCGATCGCTTCTGCATTATTGTCTGCGGACTCGGTAAGAGCCTACGATCTTGATGAAGTGGCGGTGCGCTCGGCAAGACTCAATGTAAAATTGAACAAAGTTCAGGATAAAGTAACTGTCGATGAAAATAATTTATTGAACGGTGTAACAGGCCAGGCAGATGTGATTGTCGCAAACATCCTCGCAGAAATCATCCTTCGCTTTACAGAGGATGCTTATGAGCTTGTAAAACCGGGTGGTTATTTCATCACGTCCGGTATCATCCAGCCTAAGAAGCAAGAGGTCCGTGACTCATTGGAAGCAGCAGGCTTCTTGATTGAAGAAGTCATGGTGATGGAAGACTGGGTTGCGATCATCGCACAGAAACCAGTGAAATAA
- the dnaJ gene encoding molecular chaperone DnaJ, translating into MSKRDYYEVLGVSKGASKDEMKKAYRKLSKKYHPDINKEADADEKFKEISEAYEVLSDDQKRAQYDRFGHTDPNQGFGGGDFGGGGFGGFEDIFNTFFGGGGGRRRDPNAPRQGADLQYTMSLNFEEAVFGKDTEIEIPREEECDTCDGSGAKPGTKVNTCSHCNGSGQLNVEQNTPFGRIVNRRVCHYCNGTGKEIKERCKTCGGAGKVQKRRKIAVKIPAGIDDGQQLRVTGQGEPGINGGPAGDLYVVFHVRSHDFFERNGDDIYCEMPVTFAQAALGDEIEVPTLHGKVKLKVPAGTQTGTRFRLKGKGVPNVRGYGTGDQHVQVKVVTPSKLTDKQKQLLREFADISGQVPDEQHESFFDKVKKAFKGE; encoded by the coding sequence ATGAGTAAACGGGACTATTATGAGGTTCTGGGCGTTAGTAAAGGTGCCTCAAAAGATGAAATGAAAAAAGCATACCGCAAGCTCTCCAAAAAATATCATCCGGATATTAATAAAGAAGCGGATGCGGATGAAAAGTTTAAAGAGATTTCAGAGGCTTATGAAGTGCTGAGCGATGACCAAAAACGTGCGCAATATGATCGTTTCGGCCATACGGACCCTAATCAGGGCTTCGGAGGCGGTGACTTTGGCGGCGGCGGTTTCGGAGGATTTGAAGATATCTTCAATACGTTCTTCGGAGGCGGCGGTGGCCGCAGAAGAGATCCAAATGCCCCAAGGCAGGGTGCCGATCTTCAGTACACAATGTCCTTGAACTTTGAAGAAGCGGTCTTTGGAAAAGACACAGAAATCGAAATTCCGAGAGAAGAAGAATGTGATACTTGCGACGGTTCAGGTGCCAAGCCTGGCACGAAGGTCAATACATGTTCACATTGTAATGGATCGGGTCAATTGAATGTGGAACAAAACACACCTTTCGGCCGGATCGTGAACAGACGCGTCTGTCATTACTGTAACGGTACAGGGAAAGAAATCAAGGAAAGATGTAAGACATGTGGCGGAGCAGGGAAAGTGCAAAAGCGCCGCAAAATTGCTGTCAAGATCCCGGCTGGTATCGACGATGGTCAACAACTGCGCGTAACCGGACAGGGTGAACCGGGAATCAACGGCGGTCCGGCAGGCGACCTTTATGTTGTATTCCATGTGCGTTCCCATGATTTCTTTGAACGAAACGGTGATGACATTTACTGCGAGATGCCGGTGACGTTTGCACAGGCTGCACTCGGGGATGAAATCGAAGTGCCTACGCTGCACGGCAAAGTGAAACTGAAAGTCCCTGCAGGAACGCAAACAGGCACAAGATTCCGCCTGAAAGGCAAAGGGGTTCCAAATGTAAGAGGATATGGCACCGGTGACCAGCATGTACAGGTAAAGGTTGTCACCCCGTCAAAATTAACGGATAAACAAAAACAATTACTAAGAGAATTTGCAGATATCAGCGGTCAGGTCCCTGATGAACAGCATGAAAGTTTTTTTGATAAAGTAAAAAAAGCCTTTAAAGGCGAATAA
- the dnaK gene encoding molecular chaperone DnaK, whose amino-acid sequence MSKIIGIDLGTTNSCVSVLEGGEPKVIANAEGNRTTPSVVAFKNGEKQVGEVAKRQAITNPNTIISVKRHMGTDHKVEAEGKEYTPQEISAMILQHLKSYAEDYLGEKVEKAVITVPAYFNDAERQATKDAGKIAGLEVERIINEPTAAALAYGLDKMDEDQTILVYDLGGGTFDVSILELGDGVFEVRSTAGDNRLGGDDFDQVIIDYLVAEFKKENGIDLSKDKMALQRLKDAAEKAKKDLSGVTSTQISLPFITAGEAGPLHLEVTLSRAKFEEISSDLVERTMGPTRQAMKDAGLSASEIDKIILVGGSTRIPAVQEAIRKETGKEPSKGVNPDEVVAMGAAIQGGVLTGDVKDVVLLDVTPLSLGIETMGGVSTKLIERNTTIPTSKSQVFSTAADNQTAVDIHVLQGERPMAADNKTLGRFQLADIPPAPRGVPQIEVKFDIDKNGIVNVSAKDLGTGKEQNITIKSSTGLSDDEVERMVKEAEENAEADKQRKEEVELRNEADQLVFQTEKTLKDLEGKVEEEEVKKAEDAKAELKEAIEKDDLELIREKKDALQEIVQSLTMKLYEQAQAEAQAAQGAEGQASNDDNVVDAEYEEVNDDKK is encoded by the coding sequence ATGAGTAAAATTATCGGTATTGACTTAGGTACAACAAACTCTTGTGTATCAGTACTTGAAGGTGGAGAGCCTAAAGTAATTGCAAACGCAGAAGGAAACCGCACAACGCCTTCAGTTGTCGCGTTCAAAAATGGTGAAAAGCAAGTTGGGGAAGTAGCGAAGCGCCAGGCGATCACTAACCCTAACACAATCATCTCTGTGAAACGTCACATGGGTACAGATCACAAAGTAGAAGCAGAAGGTAAAGAATATACACCACAAGAAATTTCAGCGATGATCCTTCAACACTTAAAATCATATGCAGAAGATTATCTTGGTGAAAAAGTTGAAAAAGCGGTCATCACTGTACCGGCTTACTTCAACGATGCAGAGCGTCAGGCAACGAAGGATGCAGGTAAGATCGCAGGCCTTGAAGTTGAACGTATAATCAACGAACCAACGGCTGCAGCACTTGCATACGGTTTGGATAAAATGGATGAAGATCAAACGATCCTTGTTTATGACCTTGGTGGCGGTACATTCGACGTTTCCATCCTTGAACTGGGTGACGGTGTATTCGAAGTACGCTCTACTGCCGGTGACAACCGTCTGGGCGGAGACGACTTTGACCAAGTCATCATCGACTACCTTGTAGCTGAATTCAAGAAAGAGAACGGAATTGACCTTTCTAAAGATAAAATGGCGCTTCAACGTTTGAAGGATGCTGCTGAAAAAGCGAAGAAAGATCTTTCTGGCGTAACGTCAACTCAAATTTCACTTCCATTCATCACGGCTGGAGAAGCAGGACCTCTTCACCTTGAAGTGACACTTTCAAGAGCGAAGTTCGAGGAAATCTCATCTGATCTTGTAGAGCGTACAATGGGACCAACTCGTCAAGCAATGAAAGATGCAGGTCTTTCTGCAAGCGAAATCGATAAAATCATCCTTGTTGGTGGTTCTACTCGTATCCCAGCTGTACAGGAAGCAATCAGAAAAGAAACAGGCAAAGAGCCTTCTAAAGGCGTTAACCCTGATGAAGTTGTAGCGATGGGTGCAGCGATCCAAGGTGGAGTACTGACTGGAGACGTGAAAGATGTAGTTCTTCTTGACGTTACACCACTATCACTTGGTATCGAAACAATGGGTGGCGTGTCAACGAAACTGATCGAGCGTAACACAACGATCCCGACATCTAAATCACAAGTATTCTCAACTGCTGCCGATAATCAAACAGCTGTTGATATCCATGTACTTCAAGGTGAGCGTCCAATGGCTGCCGACAACAAAACGCTTGGCCGTTTCCAATTAGCGGATATCCCGCCTGCACCACGTGGCGTACCTCAAATCGAAGTGAAGTTCGACATTGATAAGAACGGTATCGTAAATGTTAGCGCGAAAGACCTTGGAACAGGTAAAGAGCAAAATATCACCATCAAATCTTCTACAGGACTTTCAGATGACGAAGTAGAACGCATGGTGAAAGAAGCAGAAGAAAATGCCGAAGCAGATAAGCAACGTAAAGAGGAAGTTGAACTTCGCAACGAAGCAGACCAACTTGTATTCCAAACGGAAAAAACGTTGAAAGATCTTGAAGGCAAAGTGGAAGAAGAAGAAGTGAAAAAAGCGGAAGATGCAAAAGCTGAATTAAAAGAAGCCATCGAAAAAGATGATCTTGAGCTGATCCGTGAAAAGAAAGATGCACTACAGGAAATCGTTCAAAGCTTAACGATGAAGCTATATGAGCAAGCTCAAGCAGAAGCGCAGGCAGCTCAAGGGGCTGAAGGGCAAGCATCAAATGATGACAATGTAGTGGATGCTGAATACGAAGAAGTAAACGACGACAAGAAATAA
- the grpE gene encoding nucleotide exchange factor GrpE, protein MSEETKQEQQEMKEENGEVEEVFAEAPQAEEAAEEQQPSDELSQLEEKLNESENRYLRLRADFDNFRRRVNVENEAKEKYRAQGLITELLPALDNFERALNIEADNEQTKQLLQGMEMVHRSLVDALKKEGVEPIEAVGQEFDPHLHQAVMQVEDENFDSNVVVEEFQKGYKLKDRVIRPSMVKVNQ, encoded by the coding sequence ATGTCTGAAGAAACAAAACAAGAGCAGCAGGAAATGAAAGAGGAAAACGGCGAAGTGGAAGAAGTATTCGCTGAAGCGCCTCAAGCTGAAGAAGCAGCAGAAGAGCAGCAACCATCAGATGAGCTTTCACAATTAGAGGAAAAGCTGAATGAATCTGAAAACCGCTATCTCAGACTGCGTGCAGATTTCGATAATTTCCGCCGTCGCGTCAATGTTGAAAATGAGGCGAAGGAGAAATATCGTGCTCAAGGATTGATTACAGAACTATTGCCAGCACTTGATAATTTCGAGCGTGCTTTGAATATAGAAGCTGATAACGAGCAAACGAAACAACTGCTTCAAGGAATGGAAATGGTCCACAGAAGTCTTGTTGACGCCCTTAAGAAAGAGGGAGTGGAACCGATCGAAGCAGTGGGTCAGGAGTTTGATCCCCATTTGCACCAAGCGGTCATGCAAGTCGAAGATGAGAACTTCGACAGCAATGTCGTGGTAGAAGAATTCCAAAAGGGATACAAACTGAAAGACAGAGTAATCCGTCCTTCCATGGTGAAGGTCAATCAATAA
- the hrcA gene encoding heat-inducible transcriptional repressor HrcA, with protein MLTDRQLLILQVIIDDFILSAQPVGSRSLSKKDEISFSSATIRNEMADLEELGFLEKTHTSSGRVPSEKGYRYYVDHMLSPQKLKRNDVHALRSIFTERMYELEKVVQKSAKILSELTNYTTIVLGPDLKENKLKKIQLIPLNKDTAIAIIVTDNGHVENKLFHIPPTMDAAELEKLVHILNDRLSGVPISELHDKIFKEVALLLKEHIQNYDFILHSITESLNPSVTDKLFFGGKTNILNQPEFNDVQKVRMLLEMIEQEDSIYNLIRPSATGLNIKIGKENDHLAMENCSLITATYTIGKEQLGSIAIIGPTRMEYSRVVSLLNFFSNDMSKVLTKLYQSDD; from the coding sequence TTGTTAACAGATCGACAACTTCTAATTCTTCAAGTGATTATAGATGATTTCATTCTGTCGGCTCAGCCCGTCGGTTCAAGAAGCTTGTCCAAGAAGGATGAGATTTCCTTCAGCTCGGCCACGATCCGAAATGAAATGGCTGATTTGGAGGAATTGGGTTTTCTTGAAAAAACACATACATCCTCAGGGCGTGTTCCGTCCGAAAAGGGATACCGTTACTATGTTGACCATATGCTGTCTCCGCAAAAGCTGAAGAGAAACGATGTGCACGCACTTCGTTCCATCTTTACAGAGCGCATGTATGAATTGGAGAAGGTCGTCCAGAAGTCTGCGAAGATCCTTTCAGAGCTGACGAATTACACGACGATCGTATTGGGTCCAGACCTGAAGGAAAATAAATTGAAGAAGATTCAGTTGATTCCTTTGAATAAAGATACGGCGATCGCCATCATCGTGACGGATAACGGACATGTTGAGAACAAATTGTTCCATATCCCGCCTACCATGGATGCTGCAGAACTTGAAAAACTCGTCCATATTTTGAATGACCGGCTCTCAGGTGTCCCGATCAGTGAACTGCATGATAAAATTTTCAAGGAGGTCGCCCTTTTACTGAAAGAGCATATCCAGAATTACGATTTTATCCTGCATTCCATCACCGAATCCCTGAACCCGTCAGTCACAGACAAACTGTTCTTTGGCGGCAAGACCAATATTTTGAACCAGCCCGAGTTTAACGACGTGCAAAAAGTACGGATGCTCCTGGAAATGATTGAACAGGAAGATAGCATCTATAACCTGATACGCCCGTCAGCGACAGGGTTGAACATCAAGATAGGCAAAGAAAATGATCATCTCGCTATGGAGAATTGCAGTCTCATAACCGCTACTTATACAATCGGCAAAGAGCAATTAGGTTCCATTGCGATCATCGGGCCTACCCGCATGGAGTATTCCCGTGTCGTAAGCTTACTTAATTTCTTCTCAAACGATATGTCCAAGGTCCTTACCAAGCTGTATCAAAGTGATGATTAG
- the hemW gene encoding radical SAM family heme chaperone HemW: MNAQKGGRNLVKSAYIHIPFCEHICHYCDFNKIFLEGQPVDGYLNSLGEEMKQRVVSREKLDTIFVGGGTPTSLDAGQLDKLCESITSHLPFENGEFTFEANPGDLSEDKLRVLKDHGVNRLSFGVQSFNDELLKGIGRTHKSSDVYTSVENAQRVGFSNISIDLIYSLPKQTEEDFEDTLKKALDLDLPHYSAYSLIVEPKTVFYNLMRKGKLSLPSQDQEAAMYDLLIETMAKYGINQYEISNFAKQGYESKHNLVYWDNNEYYGLGAGAHGYINGVRYSNYGPLKKYMDPIGNGSLPTIQEHQVTQSEKMEEEMFLGLRKVEGVSKEIFQQKFGCSIESVFGASIDEMVKRELLAVDDDRVALTKQGRFLGNEVFQSFLGVI; encoded by the coding sequence ATGAATGCACAAAAAGGAGGGAGAAACTTGGTGAAATCAGCGTATATTCATATACCTTTTTGCGAACATATTTGTCACTATTGTGATTTTAATAAAATCTTTCTGGAGGGCCAGCCGGTTGATGGGTATTTAAACAGCCTCGGGGAAGAGATGAAGCAAAGGGTTGTCTCTCGGGAGAAGCTTGACACGATCTTTGTCGGCGGCGGAACCCCGACGTCCCTGGATGCAGGCCAGTTGGATAAGCTGTGCGAATCGATCACATCCCACCTGCCGTTTGAAAACGGGGAATTCACTTTCGAAGCAAATCCCGGCGATTTATCGGAAGACAAACTCCGCGTTTTGAAAGATCACGGGGTGAACCGATTGAGTTTCGGCGTCCAGTCTTTCAATGACGAACTGCTCAAAGGGATCGGCCGGACACATAAAAGCAGTGATGTGTATACTTCTGTTGAGAACGCTCAAAGAGTGGGATTTTCAAATATCAGCATTGATTTGATTTACAGTCTTCCGAAGCAAACGGAAGAAGACTTTGAAGATACTTTAAAGAAGGCGCTGGATCTTGACCTTCCCCATTATTCTGCTTACTCATTGATCGTGGAGCCGAAAACGGTTTTCTATAATTTAATGAGAAAAGGGAAGCTGTCACTTCCATCTCAGGATCAGGAAGCGGCTATGTACGACTTATTGATTGAAACGATGGCGAAGTACGGTATCAATCAGTATGAAATCAGCAACTTTGCGAAACAGGGTTATGAAAGCAAACATAACCTGGTGTATTGGGACAACAATGAATATTATGGTTTAGGTGCAGGTGCACATGGTTATATAAACGGAGTACGTTATTCGAACTATGGTCCCCTCAAGAAATATATGGATCCGATCGGGAACGGTTCACTCCCGACGATTCAGGAGCATCAGGTCACCCAGTCAGAGAAGATGGAGGAAGAAATGTTCCTCGGCCTTCGTAAAGTAGAGGGAGTCAGTAAGGAAATCTTTCAGCAGAAATTCGGCTGCAGTATCGAATCGGTCTTTGGAGCATCCATAGATGAAATGGTGAAGAGGGAACTGCTTGCTGTCGATGATGACCGGGTCGCGCTCACGAAACAGGGACGTTTTCTTGGAAATGAAGTGTTTCAATCATTCCTGGGTGTGATCTAA